Proteins from a genomic interval of Rosa chinensis cultivar Old Blush chromosome 2, RchiOBHm-V2, whole genome shotgun sequence:
- the LOC112188182 gene encoding 7-deoxyloganetin glucosyltransferase, whose product MEVGNKPHAVCIPLPMQSHIKAMLQLAKILHHRGFHITFVNTEFNHKRFLKSLGPNSLDALPDFRFETIPDGLPNSVESETQNIPLLCDSVRRNCLHPFRNILNKLNGNMVPVTCIVSDGFLTFTITAAEELGIPVVQFFTLAAIGFLGCKQLPTLVEKGLAPLKDENCLTIGSVDKVIDWIPGIKDIRLRDLPSSWRTTNPDNILFNFTLEAVKRVHKASAVVVHTFDALEPDVLDSLSKSTSLLPPVYAIGPLQLLINQIPEHPLKSVGYSLWKEETECLLWLNSKAKNSVVYVNFGSLVVIRADHLIEFGWGLANSKLPFLWVIRPDLIIGESAILPPEFVAETEGRCLVASWCPQEQVLNHPSVGAFLTHCGWNSTMESISAGVHMLCWPLSGDQPINCRYVCNEWGIGMEISSDVKRDEVEKLVKELMEGEKGRKMKSKVMEWKKLAEKASGPLGSSSITLDNLVNEVLLSKANVVPIS is encoded by the exons ATGGAAGTCGGTAATAAGCCTCATGCTGTATGCATTCCATTGCCAATGCAAAGCCATATAAAGGCAATGCTTCAGTTAGCTAAAATCCTCCACCACAGAGGTTTTCATATTACCTTCGTCAACACAGAGTTCAATCACAAGCGCTTTCTTAAATCTCTTGGACCCAACTCTCTTGATGCCTTGCCTGATTTTCGCTTTGAAACTATTCCAGATGGCCTTCCAAATTCAGTTGAAAGTGAGACCCAAAACATCCCTTTGCTTTGTGATTCCGTCAGAAGAAATTGCTTGCATCCGTTTCGTAACATCCTTAACAAACTAAATGGAAATATGGTTCCCGTGACTTGCATCGTCTCTGATGGTTTCCTTACGTTCACCATCACAGCTGCTGAAGAACTGGGCATCCCTGTAGTGCAATTCTTTACGTTGGCTGCAATAGGATTCCTGGGATGTAAACAACTTCCCACTTTGGTGGAAAAAGGACTTGCACCACTCAAAG ATGAGAACTGTTTAACAATTGGATCTGTGGACAAGGTAATAGATTGGATCCCCGGAATTAAAGATATCCGTCTCAGGGATCTCCCAAGCTCTTGGAGAACGACAAACCCCGACAACATCTTGTTTAACTTCACCTTGGAAGCAGTAAAGAGAGTTCATAAAGCTTCAGCGGTTGTTGTTCATACTTTTGATGCCCTGGAGCCAGATGTTCTAGATTCTCTCTCTAAGAGTACATCTCTGCTTCCACCAGTTTATGCCATTGGCCCTCTCCAATTACTTATCAATCAGATACCAGAACACCCTCTGAAGTCCGTGGGGTACAGTCTAtggaaagaagaaacagagtGCTTGCTATGGCTCAACTCTAAGGCAAAAAATTCAGTTGTTTATGTCAACTTTGGCAGTTTAGTAGTCATTAGAGCAGACCATCTTATTGAGTTTGGCTGGGGACTTGCAAATAGCAAGCTTCCCTTCTTGTGGGTTATTAGACCTGATTTGATTATTGGGGAATCAGCGATTCTGCCACCTGAGTTTGTGGCTGAAACAGAGGGAAGATGTCTAGTAGCAAGTTGGTGCCCACAAGAACAAGTGCTTAACCATCCATCAGTCGGAGCGTTTTTAACACATTGCGGTTGGAATTCGACCATGGAGAGTATTTCTGCTGGAGTGCATATGCTCTGTTGGCCATTAAGTGGTGACCAGCCTATAAACTGTCGCTATGTTTGCAATGAGTGGGGCATCGGCATGGAGATCAGTAGTGATGTGAAGAGAGACGAAGTAGAGAAGCTTGTTAAAGAGTTGATGGAGGGAGAGAAGGGTAGGAAAATGAAAAGTAAGGTCATGGAGTGGAAGAAGCTAGCAGAAAAGGCCAGTGGTCCACTTGGTTCTTCATCCATAACCCTAGACAATTTAGTCAATGAAGTGCTATTGAGCAAAGCTAATGTTGTTCCCATTTCATAA